From a region of the Sesamum indicum cultivar Zhongzhi No. 13 linkage group LG3, S_indicum_v1.0, whole genome shotgun sequence genome:
- the LOC105157613 gene encoding trihelix transcription factor ASIL1-like: MMDEEDGKGYPPNSYRVNRQKFPVENVNYPRNVGNSYVEDDDNDEEEEEDIDNAEDNEDDDDDDDDGGNGVQRIGKDDYEYGDDGDDDDDFGDLERHPKKRKLKTLLSSYEFAPRVPAPSSASASVPKTSYGGRNPLTDWTEHETFILLDAWGDRFLKQGKKSLRSEEWQEVAEKVSQESKIERTDTQCRNRLDTLKKKYKKEKMKLGDSGSSASNWVYFKKLDALLSSLPQQAGLSCGVDSGEYVFMNPKVYLNRSNGLDEMRDSPENSASAGGGEDESEGLPPQKTKNGGVRGNAASFKLLADSIQKFSEIYQKIENSKRQQMAELEKMRMDFHRDLEFQKRQILERAQAEIEKIRRGEDDDNEVSAENVSG; this comes from the coding sequence ATTATCCTCGGAATGTTGGGAATTCTTATGTCGAGGATGACGATAatgatgaggaggaggaagaggataTAGATAATGCGGAAGATAACGAGGATGACGAcgatgacgatgatgatggAGGAAATGGTGTTCAGAGGATAGGTAAAGATGATTATGAATATGGCgatgatggtgatgatgatgatgattttggTGATTTAGAGAGGCACCCTAAGAAGAGGAAGCTTAAAACCCTATTGTCAAGTTATGAATTTGCACCTCGAGTACCAGCCCCATCATCTGCTTCAGCTTCAGTTCCAAAGACATCATATGGTGGACGCAATCCACTCACGGATTGGACTGAGCACGAGACTTTCATCTTACTGGATGCTTGGGGTGATCGATTTCTCAAACAAGGGAAGAAGAGTCTCCGCTCTGAGGAGTGGCAAGAAGTTGCTGAGAAGGTATCCCAGGAATCAAAGATTGAGAGAACAGATACTCAGTGTCGAAACCGCTTGGACacgttgaagaaaaaatacaaaaaagagaagatgAAGTTGGGAGATAGTGGGAGTTCAGCCAGTAATTGGGTGTATTTCAAGAAGCTGGATGCACTTTTGTCATCACTCCCACAGCAAGCAGGCCTTTCATGTGGAGTGGACTCAGGAGAGTACGTATTCATGAACCCTAAAGTTTATTTGAATCGCTCAAATGGATTAGATGAAATGAGAGATAGTCCAGAAAACTCAGCATCTGCCGGGGGTGGGGAAGATGAATCTGAGGGCCTTCCACCCCAGAAGACAAAGAATGGAGGAGTCAGGGGCAATGCAGCTTCTTTCAAATTGCTCGCTGATTCCATTCAGAAATTCAGTGAGATATATCAGAAGATAGAGAATAGCAAGAGACAGCAAATGGCAGAGCTAGAAAAAATGCGGATGGACTTCCATAGAGATTTGGAGTTTCAGAAGAGGCAGATACTAGAGAGAGCTCAAGCTGAGATTGAGAAGATCCGACGAGGAGAGGATGATGATAATGAAGTGTCTGCTGAGAATGTCAGCGGTTGA